GCCGTGAGGGCCGCTCCCATTGCGAGAACGCCGAGCCAGGCCGCCTTACGGTGCGTTTTTGTAAGCGTATCGGGGTGCATTTCACTCATCCTCGAATCTCCTAGGCCTAAAGGTACACGGTCGCGTATGTCATGCAAGGGCAAAACCGCCCGATCCGGGCGGTTTCACACGGCGCTAGCATCCGGGCAATGGCCCACACCGAACCCTCCCGCCCGGGCGTCACCGAGCCGCACCGGATGCCCGTGCAACTGCCGCCGCTGCAACGGTTTGAGGCCGTCATGCGGATGACGCTGGACGAGGACCTTGCCGATGGCGGCGATGTCACGAGTCGTCTGACGATCGCCGAGGACGCGGTCGGCACCGGGGCGTTCGTGCAAAAAGCGGCCGGGGTGGTGTGCGGCCTGCCGCTGGTCGGCCACGTCGCCCGGATGTTCGACGAGCGGCTCGTCGTCGAGACGCTGCCGGGGTTTCACATGAACAACGTCGAAGGGAGCTACGCCACGAGCCGGACCGAGCCGGTGCTGCGGATGCGCGGGCCGCTGAGGTCACTGCTGGCCGCCGAGCGGACCTGTCTGAACTTGCTCACGCACCTCTCGGGCATCGCCACGCTCACCCGGCAGTTCGTCACCGCCGTCGAGGGCACCGGTGCAAAGATCTACGACACCCGCAAAACCACGCCGGGTCTGCGTGACTTGGAGAAGTACGCCGTCCGCGTCGGCTGGGGCGAGAACCACCGCATGGGTCTGTACGACATGGTGCTGGTGAAGGACAACCACATCGCGGGGCTGGCGATGCCCTTGGGTCAGGCGGTCGCCGAGGTGGTGAGACGGAGCCGGGCCGAGGATGCCGATCGACCGATCGAGATCGAGGTCGACACGCTCGAACAGTTCGAAGTCGTGCTGGGCGTGCCGGGGGTGGACGTGATCCTTTTGGACAATATGGACTGCCCGACGATGGCCAAGGCGGTCGCGCTGCGGGACGCGGCGGGGCACGGAGCGGTGCTCGAAGCCAGCGGCGGCGTCAACCTCGACACCGTCCGCGCCATTGCCGAGACCGGCGTCGAACGCATCGCGATCGGTGCGTTGACCCACAGTGCGCCGGCCCTGGATATCGGGCTCGACGTCGTCGCGGATCAGTAACCCTCGTCGGTGCGGAAGAACGTGAGCGCGAACAGGTAGATTCCGCCACCGATCGCGGCGGCGATCCACCACGTGATCATGATTTGCGTGCCCGGGATCGTGACGCCCATGAGGCCGATCGTCGCGACGACCGAGCCGTAGGTCAGGACGCTGAAGAGTCGCGGGGCAAAGACGATGCTGGAGATCAGGATCATCGCCGCGATGGCGACGTGGAAGCCGCTGAGCTTCGCGCCGAGGGTTGGATGAAGATACCGGGTGAGTGCGTTGTTCCGGTCGGCGATGTTCTCGGTCATGCCGGTCGCCCGGAGGTCGACGCCCGCGTCGATTTCGTCTTCGCCGCGGACACGGCGGGAGCCGCCGGCGGTGGTGGACCCGTCCTCGGCGACCTGCGACACGTCGGCCAGGTTGTCGTTGAGGTTGAGCCCGGTATCGAACTTCGCCGACCACGAGCCGGTGTTGAGCCACAACGCGAACACGCCCATCAGCACGAAACCCAGCAACAGTCGCAACTGCGGTCCGAGCACGATGTCGACCGGTGAGCCGAACCGCCGGCGGAACCAGCTTTCGTGGACGCGATTGGTCTTGCCGTCGTCGTAGACGATCTTGCGTTTCTCGATGGCGTCGGAACCGGTGCCGGTCGCTTGCGGTTCGTCGGGCTGCTCCTCCTCGACCGGTTCTTCCTCGCGCGGGGCGGGGATGGTCGGTTTGGCTTTCTCCTCGGCTTCCTGGCGGAAGTTCTCGGCCAGGTCGGCGAACCGCAGCGCGTTGGCCCGCGCTTGCTTCTCGGCAACCGCTTCGCCGATGCCCTTGCTCCGCAGGCGTTGCTTCTCGACGGCGATGAGCATCTTCTCGTCGCGGCGTTTGCGTTTGTACTCGAGCCGACGGTCGATCCAGTTGAGCAGCGGCTCGCGCCAGGTGCCGTGGCGGGGGCGTTCCTTGCCGCCGTCCCGTCCGAAGACGGGGCGGGCTTCTATCTTCTCGTCGTAGCCGAAGATTTCCTCGTAAAGCTCTTCCCAGTGGTCGCCGGACTTGGTCGCGACGAAGTGCTGGAGGGCGTTCTCGTCGTAGCCTTCCTTTCTCAAGCGACGCAACAGGAGCTTGACCGAGTTGAGCGGTGCTTCGCGTTGCTTGATCAGCGGCACGTCGATCGCGTGATGGAAACCGATCGCGAGCCCGACGCCCAGGACGGCCGCCCCGAGCCACCACCAGTGCAGGTTCAGGGAGACCAGCACGACGATCATCAGCACGCCCCCCGCGAGTAAACCGAGAGCGTCGACGAGCCCGCCGTCGGTGAGGAGTTGGCGGAGCCGGGACCAGACATGCGTGCGCTGCTTGATCCCGCCGTAGATCAGGTAGGCGAGCGTGGTGGTGACCGCAAGCCCGGCACAGGCACCGGCGAGGCCGACCTTGTTGACGGTGCTCTCGACGAACACCGCGAACAGGATCGCGCCGATGACGCACAGCACATAGAAGCCGGCAATGCTCCAGGTGCGGACCGACTTCATGGATGCCGAGACGTAACGCCCGGCGGCGGCGGCCATGGTCTTCTCCGCGTCGCCGGTGGGCGTGACGCCCACGCCCTCGAACTCTTCGAGCCATTCTTCGAGAACGCGAATCGTTTCGCGCATCGTTTGCGGGCGGTCGGCCGGGTCCTTGGCCATCATCTGCAGCACGATCTGCCCCAGCGAGCCGGGCACGGCGTCGGCGACCTTGTCCGGCGGGACCGGGTCGCGGACCGTGTGCATCTCCATGACCTCTTCCGCATCGCTGCCTTCGAAGGGCGGCCGACCGGTGAGCAGGTGGTACAGCGAACAGCCCAGCGCGTAGATGTCGGCACGTTGGTCCACGTTGGCGGCGTCCAGCGCCTGCTCGGGGGCCATGTACGCCGGCGTCCCCATGGCGACCGACATCTGTGTCGCGCTGGCTGCGGACGCGCTGTCGAGCTTGGTGGTGTGGGCTTCACGGCGGTTGCGGATCATCGTCCGCGTGGATTCGCTGGACCCGCCGAGTCGGCCCGGTTCCACCTCACCGACACGTTTGGCCAGACCCAGGTCCGCGACCTTGACGATGCCCTCGTCGTTGAGCAGCAGGTTCTCCGGCTTCACATCGCGATGGACGAGCCCCATCTCGTGGGCATATCGCAGCCCTCGCGCCGCTTGCAGGATGAGACCGACCGCCTCGCCGGGCGCGAGTTGGCCCATGTCCCGCGACGTCTTGCCCAGGTTGGTGCCCGGTACGAACTCCATCGAGAAGTAGTGGTGCGGCTTCTCCGCGCCGATGTCGTAGACCTGCACGACGTTGTGGTGCGAAAGCTGGGCGGCGGCATAGGCCTCGCGGGTGAAGCGGGCGACGAATTCTTCGTCGCCGGCCAGGTCCGATGCGAGCATCTTCAGAGCCACGTCGCGGTCGAGTGAAATCTGGCGGGCGAGATAAACGCTGCCCATGCCGCCTTGGCCGATCTTCTTTTGCAGTTCGTAATTGCCGAGTCGTTTGGGCACGCCGGGATCGCGGGGGACGTTGGTGACGCGCAAGGCGTCGGGGTCGTTGGCGGGGGCGACCGGTTTCTCCACGCCGGTCAACCGCAGCGCGTTCGGATCGTTGGCCGGCGGAGCGTCGGCGACCTGGCTCGGCGGCATCGTGCCGTCGGCCGCAGCTGACGAAGGGGCGGGTGCGACCGTCGCGTCGGCCTCGACGGCACGTCGGGTCGGGGCCACGGTCGCGCCGGAATCGGCCGCAGCCTCGGCGGTGCGCGGTTGTCTCGCGGTCGGCTTGTCGGTGCGCAGACTCGGGTTGCCGGTGGGCTTGCGGCGCCTGGGCGGCTTGCGGATCGCGGTCACTTCCATGCCCAAGGCTGCCGCGAGATCGTCGTCACCGTCGTCGATACCGACGGCGGTTTTGATCCGGCCCGACTGGCTGATGGACAAGTCGAACTTCCGGTTGCAGCCGGCGCAGCGTGGGCGGAACTTGCCGGCGCGGACCGATTGGAGCTTCATCACGTGCCCGCAGTGTGGGCATTGGATCGAGGTGGCAGCCACGTCCCAGTATTCTGCAACGGACCACCTGTCGCGGCAAATCATTGCGGTGATACGCTGCGGTCGTGAGCGAGATTCGAACGGACGTGTTAATCGTCGGCGGCGGGACCGGTGGGGTCGCTGCGGCGCTGGCGGCGTGTGATCTAGACAAGCGCGTGGTCATGACCGAGCCGACGCCTTGGCTCGGCGGGCAACTCACCAGCCAAGCCGTCCCGCCGGACGAGCACCGCTGGATCGAGCAGTTCGGCTGTACCGCGAGCTACCGACGCTTCCGCGAAGGCGTGCGGCAGTACTACCGCGATCATTACCCGTTGACCGACGCCGCCCGGCGTGATCCGCACCTCAATCCCGGCGGCGGCGATGTGAGCCGACTGTGCTTCGAGCCACGCGTGGGCGTGGCGGTGATCGACGCGATGTTGGCGGCGCATCGGGCCAGCGGCCGGCTCATGGTGCTGCACGGGATCGAGCCGGTCGATGTCGACACGGTCAAGGGCAAGGTGCGACACGTCGGTTTCTCCGACGGCTCGCACGTCTCGGCCGACATGTTGCTCGATGCGACGGAACTCGGCGACCTACTGCCGTTGGCGAAAGCGGCGTACACGATCGGCAGCGAAGCGCAGTCCGAGTTCGGCGAACCGGACGCGCCGAGTGTCGGCGACGTTGAAGATGTGCAGAGCTTCACATGGGTCGCGGCGATCGACCACGACCCGGACCACCCGCGGCCGATCAAGAAGCCGGCGAGTTACGACCGATGGCTCGCCGAACCGCAGCCTGACGTGCCCGACGGGAGGCTGATTGATTGGCAGTACACCCGACCGACCGACGCGTTCAGCGGTCGCGGTTCCTTGTTCGAGGAAGAGGGTGCGTACTCGTTGTTCCGCTACCGGCAAGTCGTTGATGATTTGCAGTGGCAGATCGGCGTGACGGACGTGTCCTTGTTGAACTGGCCGCAGAACGATTACGCCGGTGGTCGAGTGGTCGATGTCCCGGCCGAGCTCGCGAAGCAGCGGCTGGCCGAGGCGAAAGAGTTGACCCGCTGTGTCGTTTACTGGCTGCAACAACAGGAGCCCGGCATCCGTCTGCGGCCGGACATGCTCGGTACGAACGACGGCTTCGCGCTCGCCCCGTATCACCGCGAGGGGCGTCGCATCCGCGCCCGGTTCACGATCACCCAGCAGCACGTTGCCGCCAAATGTCGCCCCGACGGCAAGGCGGAGGTCTTCGCGGACAGCGTCGGCGTCGGGGCGTACCGCATGGACTTGCATCCCTCGGCGTCGGGTCGATCGAGCATGTACGCGGAGGTCTGTCCGTTCCAGATTCCGATGCACGCGCTGCTCCCCGCCGACGGGCCAAGCAACCTGATCGCCGCCGCGAAGAACATCGGCACGACGCACTTGACCAACGGCTGTTATCGCCTGCACCCGATCGAGTGGAACATCGGTGAGGCGGCGGGCGTGATGGCGGCGGTGGGAACGGATGTCGCGACGGTGCAGGACGTGCTGCGCAAACGCGGCGTTGAGCTCGCCTGGCCGACGATTGGCATCTTCTGATCGGGCGGTTTGTCGCAGGGAGCGCTGCGACATCTGTTCAACAATGCGACATGGCCGCCGCGAACAAATCCCTGCTGGCCGCGACGCTGGTGATCGCGGGCATTCTTGTGCTGGGCATCGGGTATCTGCTGCTCTTGGCGCTGAACGCGCCGGGGCCGTTGGATGAGTTTCGCCTGCCGGACGGCTCGATCGACCAGATGGCGTTGGGGAAGAACGTGTACATGAAAAACTGTCTGGCCTGTCACATGGCCGAAGGACAGGGTGGTCCGAACAACGTCCCGCCGCTGGTCGGTAGCGAGTGGCTCATCGAGGATAAGGAGACGCCGATCCGTATCATGCTCGGCGGACTGGTCGGGCCGATCACCGTGAAGGGGCAGCTCTACGAGGGCGGGATCATGGCGCGGTGGAGCCACCTCGGCGACGAACGGATCGCGGCGGTGTTGACGTACACCCGGAAGAGCTGGGGCAACGATGCCGAGCCGATCGGTGCCGAGGAGGTCGCGGCACTACGCGGCTCGATCCCGCCGCGACCGTGGACGGCCGAGCGATTGATCGAGGCGCGGCGAAACGACTAGTCGCTCTCTTCCTCGGCAAGCCGGTCGACCATGGCGACGTAAGCCTCCATATCGAACTTGCGCTTAAGGCCGTTGGCGTTCATGTAGCGGGTCTTGCCGAAGATCTCGCGTTCGGTCCATGGGCGGTCGTGCAGGCCGAAGATCCAAGCGACGTTGCCGTAGCTGTTGGGGTCGCGGCCGTCGAGGAAGTACTTGTTGTTCAGGTACAGCGTCGTCTCATAGGCGTACTGCGGCGTGTTGGTCCACTCCAGGATCTTCTTGCCCCAGTACATCCGCATGTAGTTGGCCATGAAGCCTGTCTCGCGCATCTCCTTCATTGCGGCGTTCCACCACTCGTCATGGGTCTCGCCGTTCTCTAGCTGGTCGCGGGTGTAGACGTTCTCTCGCTCGTCGTCCTTGTGCTCGTCGAGCGTTTTCTTGGCCCAGTCGGGCAAACACTCGAACGAGTCGTAGTCGCCGCAGTACCAGACGAAGTTCTTGGAAAGCTCTCGGCGAACGATCAATTCCTCCAGGTAGGCGTCGCGGTCGTCGGGCTTGCCGTAGCGGCTGTGCTTCACCTCGTACGCAAGCTGCACCGGCGAGATGTGCCCGAAGTGCAGGTACGGGCTCATCGTCGAATGGTGCTGCTTACTCGGCTCGTTGCGCCCGTCGTCGTAGTCCTTCAGGTGCGTCTCGACGAAGTTGCCGAACAGCTTCTGGGCCGCGTTTTCTCCACCCTCGAAACGCTTGACCGGTGTCACGTTCCGGTTGATGTCGAGGGGCTCGAGCGCCTGGTCGACGTCGCTCACGTCGATGTCGCCCGTGACCGCGTAGCTGATTGACGACGTGTCCACTTTTGTCGGCTCGAGCTCGACGATGTAGTCGCCCCACTTCTTGTGAATCTTCGTGCGGATGGTGCGGGCGGCGTACTCCTGCTTGTCGCTGGTCGTCTCGACCGGCACGACGATCTCGCTCTCGACTTGCACATACTTCACCTGCGCCTTATCCGCGACGTGGTCGTACCAGGTGCGGACCGGGCGGACGTACCCCATGTCGCCGACGAGCAACGCCGCGTCCTCGGCGTAGTGCAGCGCGACCGTCGGCGGTTGGCCGTGCTTGCAAACGAACTTGATGTCGCGCTCCTTGAGGTTCGCCTCGACGTCACGCAAGCCTTCGAGCAGAAAGCGATAGTGCCGAAGGTTCGCCTCCGGGTACCCGTCCATCAGCCCGAAGCACACGACCACACCGACGCCGATCTCATTGGCCTGTCGAATCGCATACTCCAACGCATGGTTGTACCGCGTCCGCATCGACGCATGCATCCAGTAGAGGACGTACTTCCCGTCGGCGTTGATATCCTTGTCGTTGAGCGTGCGAATGCGTGTGTTATGAATCTCGTTTGGCACGGCGAGCGAGTCTATCGGTCGACCGGTTGGTCGTGAGCGCTGCAATCGTGCGACTCGTTCAATGATTGTAAATGGCGCTGCGGGATGAATAGGCCGACTACCGAATTTGCAATCGCGAAGCGACTGACGTTTCTCATGCTGGCTGCAGTGTCCGGCGGAGTCGGGGCGTTGGTCCGGCATATGCCGATGCCGGTCGCGGAGTGGTGGATTCAGAATTGGGGCACGAGCATTTTGTATGAGTGGATGTGGATGGCTCTCGTACTCGCGCTGGTGCCGCGACGCTCGACGATCATCCCGGTTGCGGTCGGCGTGGCCACGATGACGGTCGTGCTGGAGTTCGGCCAACTCTGGCAACCAGGCTGGCTGCAGGCGATCCGCGCAACCTGGGTCGGGCGGATGATGCTCGGCACGACCTTCAGCTGGTGGGACGTACCGTCGTATCCGATCGGCTGCGCACTTGGGACGGTTCTGCTCCGTCTGGTTTGGGGTGAGCAGGGGAACCTCACGAAAGGGTAGAGATTCGACGTTGGTCGAAAGCCGGCAGGCATGTAGCTTTCGCCGCATGAGCCACGATCCGCTGTTCAAGCCTCACGACCTCGGCCCGATGACGTTGAAGAATCGCGTGCTGATGAGTCCGATGACGCGTTGCCGGGCGAAGCTACCCGGCGAGGTGCCGCATGAATTGAACGCCGAGTACTACCGCCAGCGATCCGGGGCGGGGCTGATCTTCACCGAAGCGACGCACGTCGCCCCCGGCGGTCTCGGTTACGTCGCGATGCCGGGCATTTACTCCGAGCAGCAACAGGCCGGTTGGAAGCTCGTGACCGATGCGGTGCATGAAGCCGACGGGCTGATCTTCGCGCAGTTGTACCACGCCGGCCGGGTGACGCATTCGGACATGCTGCCCGACGGTCTGGGTCCGGTCGCACCCTCGGCCGTTGCCCTCAAAGACACCCAGGCCCACACGCCCAACGGCAAGCAGGCCATACCCACGCCGCACGTGCTGACCGAGTCGGAGATCGCGGCGATCGTGTCCGAGTTTCGCGGGGCGGCCACCGTCGCCAAGGCTGCGGGGTTCGATGGCGTGCAACTCCACGCGGCCAACGGCTACCTGCCCGACTCCTTTCTGCGTGACGGCACCAACCACCGTACCGACGACTTCGGCGGCTCTATCGACAACCGGCTCCGGTTCCCGCTCCAAATCCTCCATGCCCTGCTCGAAGTCTTCGCTCCCGAACGCATCGGCATTCGCGTCTCGCCCACCGGGGCGTTCAACGAGATGTCCGACTCCGACCCGCTCGACCACTACACGCGTATCTTCGGAGCCATCAACGAGACCGGCGTGGGTCACCTCGAAGTTGTCGGCCAGCTCTTCGACCAGCCTGAGGCGCACCCGGACCAGGATGCGATCAATGCCGCCGCACGTGAGAAGTTCGGGCGGACGTTGATCTTCAACGGCGATTACGATGCCGAGTCGGCACGCTCGGTGATCGGTGATGGCAAGTGCGATCTGGTGACCTTCGGCCGACCGTTCCTCGGCAACCCCGATCTGCCGCGACGCTTCGCGGAGAACGCGCCGCTCAACGATCCGCCCGCCCCGTCACTGTTCTACGACCCGTCCGCCGGAGCTAAGGGCTACACCGATCAGCCGACGATGAGTGCGTGATGCCCGTCAGAACGGAAGCTTGAGCGCGTCGCAGATGAACCGCAGCAGCGGGGCGGCGGCGCGGTAGTGGGCGAGGACGGTCCGGGTGAACGCCGGGTCGCAGACGTCGGCGTCGGTGAACTCAACGGACGCGGCGGCGAAGCGCTTGCGTTTGAGTTCTTCGATGGCCGGGTGGTCGGGGTCGAATCCCTTGGGCGGGCGTTTGAGCGAGCCGTCGACGAGGGTCAGGCGCTCGCGAAACGCCTTGCCAGACGTGGCTTTCCGCCACGCGGCCGGGTCGTCGGCGATGGCGGCGCGGATGCGCTTGAGCTGGGCCGAGTCAGGCCCATACAGCCCGGCCGCGACGAAGCTCTTGCCACCGGGCATCACCTGCAGGTACATGCACGGCGCGTCCATTTTCCCCTCGACGCCGAGGTGGGCGAACACTGCCGCAAGGTTCGTCTTGTACGGCGACTTGTCCTTCGAGAAGCGCACGTCGCGGTGGATGCGCAGCATCGACCCGCCCGACTTCGCCTCGTCGACGAACATCATGTCGCTGATCTTCTCGATGCCGGGTTTGAGGTCCGCGATTAGCGCGAGGAAGTCGGACCGCGCCGCTTCCCAATCACTGGCGTGAGACTTGAACCACGCACGATCGTTGTTCCGCTTGAGCTTGCGCAGGAACGTGAGCGTCTTCGGGTCGATCGGCATGTCACTCCACCGTCACGCTCTTCGCGAGGTTGCGCGGCTTGTCGACGTTGCACCCACGCAGAACCGCCGCGTGATACGCCAGCAACTGCAATGGCACGACGCTCAACAACGGCTGCAGCGGCTCGGCGGTGTGCGGGATGAAGATGACGTGGTCGGAGTAGTCCTTGATCTGTTCGTCGCCCTCGGTGGCGACGGCGATGATCCGCCCGCCGCGTGCCTTGACCTCTTCGATGTTGCTGATGACCTTCTCGTATTGGCTGCCCCGGTTGGCGATGAAGACAACGGGCATGCCGTCGTTGATCAGCGCGATCGGTCCGTGCTTCATCTCGGCAGCGGGCATGCCCTCGGCGTGGATGTAGCTGATTTCCTTGAGTTTGAGCGCGCCTTCGAGGGCGACGGGGTAGTGATAGCCGCGGCCGAGGAAAAGCCAGTTGTCACGCTCGACGAACTGCTCGGTGATCTGGCGGACGTGGTCGGACTGCTGCAGCACCGACTCCATCTGCTCCGGGATGCGGCAGAGCCCGGCGATGAGCTGTTCGCACTGCTGCTGGCTCATGTTGCGGCGACGGCCGAGGTAGATGCTGAGCATCGTGAGCACGACGCACTGACAGGTGAACGCCTTGGTCGAGGCGACGCCGATCTCCGGGCCGGCGTGGAGGTAGACGCCGCAGTCGGTCTCGCGGGCGATCGTGCTGCCGACCGCGTTGACGATGCCCATCGCGTGAGCGCCTTTGGTCTGCGCTTCGCGTAGTGCTGCCAACGTGTCGGCGGTTTCGCCGGACTGGCTGATCGCGAGGCAGACGCTTCCTTCTTCGACGATCGGGTTTCGATAGCGGAACTCGCTGGCGAAGGTGCATTCGGCGGGGATCTTGGCGAGGTCTTCCAGCAGGTAATCGCCGACGAGCCCGGCGTGGAACGCGGTGCCCTGGCCGGTGAGGATGATGCGGCGGGCGGTGGTCAGCTCGCGCGACATGCCCGACACGCCGCCGAGGACGATGCGACCCTCCCGCGGATCGGCCCGGCCGCGCAGGCAGTTGCTCACCGCCAGCGGCTGCTCGAAAATCTCCTTCTCCATGAAATGCGAAAACCCGCCTAGCTCGTACTCCTCGAGCGTGTTCTCCAGCTCGCTCATCACCGGCGAGGTTACTTCATCGTCGAGCGTGGTGGTGCGCAGCCCGTCTGGCCGCAGAACAGCCATCTCGTTGTCATTGAGGTAGATGACCGAGGACGTGTGCTCGACGATGGCGCTGGCGTCGGACGCGCAGATGTACTCGTCGTCGCCGATGCCGATGATCATCGGCGAGCCCTTGCGTGCCACGACCAGCGTGTCGGGTTCCTCGGCGCAGAGGACCGCGATGCCATAGGTGCCGGTCACTTCACGCAGTGCGATCCGCACGGCCTTCTGCAGTAGCGAATCACTCGGCCCGCCGTCCTCACCGCGCTCGACGAGTTCGAGGTACACGTCCCGGATCAGCACCGCGAGAACTTCCGAGTCGGTCTCGCTGGAGAAGGTGTGGCCCTTGCCGATGAGATACTTCTTCAGGGCCGAGTAGTTCTCGATGATGCCGTTGTGGACCAGCGTGAGCCCGGCGTCGTCGGAGGGGTGGGGGTGGGCATTTTCATGGGTGACGCCGCCGTGGGTGGCCCAGCGGGTGTGGGCGATGCCGATGGTCGAGTGCGGCAACGGCTCGCCCTTGCGGACCGAATCCTCGAGAACGCTGATTCGACCGACGGCTTTACGCAGGTGCAGCTTGCCCTCGGCATCGAGCACGGCCACGCCGGCCGAGTCGTAGCCGCGGTACTCCAGACGTTTGAGGCCTTCGATCAAAACGGGCTGAGCGATCTTGCGTCCGACGTAAGCGATGATGCCGCACATGGGCGATGTCCTCGGTGTTGGGGCGGGAAGAAGAAAAGAAGGAAAAGCCGGTCATCCCGCGTAACCAGCCTCACGTCATGGCGTCAGTATGTACGACCCGCACCGCCGTTGCGAACCGAACGCGTCGGATTTGTCGCGTCGGAATGTCCGAGAATGCGGCAAGATGGCTGATTGACGCCCCTGGGGCGGGGATTAGTTTCGATCAGGGCTACCGGCTATGCGCCGGCCGACGCGGGGACATCGCACGAAATTGCACCCACCCAGCCGACCGGACCCCGCCGCCGGGCCACCATGCCTCGCACGGCACCGCCGTGCCGGACCATGAGTTGTACCCACCGAAAGACCCATGACCACCACCGCCCACACCCACATCAAGAACTCCGCCGCCGCCGTTGTTGAACAGTTGGAAACGAGGCGGTTGCTTAACGGCGACTTCGCACCGGAGATATACAGCGAGACCTTCGACGAGCCGGAAGGCAGCACCTCTGGCAGGTTAGATGTTTTCGGTTCATCCGGCGGGCCGGGTTGGCAAACGTTCCGAGACAACGTCGGGGACGGCACGTTTGAGGTGCGAGACGGTGCCTTGGTTGCCAAAGAAACCTCGGGCATCGTCAGTTGGTACACCGAGCTCTCTTTGAATAGGACCGTCGATTTCAGTCTTGACCTGGCCGCCAACGGCGTCGGCCCCAATGACTACGCACGGGTCGTCCTCTTTCCGAGATTTGCCCCGGCAGAAGAGATCGCTCTGGTCCGCGGCCAGGATGGTCGATTCACGGCGACCGCAAGTGCCATTACGCCCGGGAGCGTGCGTCTCGAAGTTCAACTTCTGGCGACACAAGGGCAGTTTGCCATCGACAACCTCAGTATCCAGCAAATACCCGGCCCGGAGGCCAGTCAGGTCGAACTGGTCGATGGTGTGCTACGGATCACTGGCACACAGGGCGCCGATGACATCGCGGTTCGCAGCATCCAACTGACTGATGGGAGTTTGGGCACACAGGTATTCATCAACAACTTCGCCGGAGGCGACGACATCTACGACACGACCCGCGTGTGGGTCGACTTGTTGGGTGGGTCGGACGAGTTTCAGCAAAACACCGGCATTGGCGACGGCCTGGATGTGACAGCATTTGG
The DNA window shown above is from Planctomycetota bacterium and carries:
- a CDS encoding c-type cytochrome, translated to MAAANKSLLAATLVIAGILVLGIGYLLLLALNAPGPLDEFRLPDGSIDQMALGKNVYMKNCLACHMAEGQGGPNNVPPLVGSEWLIEDKETPIRIMLGGLVGPITVKGQLYEGGIMARWSHLGDERIAAVLTYTRKSWGNDAEPIGAEEVAALRGSIPPRPWTAERLIEARRND
- the nadC gene encoding carboxylating nicotinate-nucleotide diphosphorylase; amino-acid sequence: MPVQLPPLQRFEAVMRMTLDEDLADGGDVTSRLTIAEDAVGTGAFVQKAAGVVCGLPLVGHVARMFDERLVVETLPGFHMNNVEGSYATSRTEPVLRMRGPLRSLLAAERTCLNLLTHLSGIATLTRQFVTAVEGTGAKIYDTRKTTPGLRDLEKYAVRVGWGENHRMGLYDMVLVKDNHIAGLAMPLGQAVAEVVRRSRAEDADRPIEIEVDTLEQFEVVLGVPGVDVILLDNMDCPTMAKAVALRDAAGHGAVLEASGGVNLDTVRAIAETGVERIAIGALTHSAPALDIGLDVVADQ
- a CDS encoding DUF2809 domain-containing protein gives rise to the protein MLAAVSGGVGALVRHMPMPVAEWWIQNWGTSILYEWMWMALVLALVPRRSTIIPVAVGVATMTVVLEFGQLWQPGWLQAIRATWVGRMMLGTTFSWWDVPSYPIGCALGTVLLRLVWGEQGNLTKG
- a CDS encoding serine/threonine-protein kinase is translated as MKLQSVRAGKFRPRCAGCNRKFDLSISQSGRIKTAVGIDDGDDDLAAALGMEVTAIRKPPRRRKPTGNPSLRTDKPTARQPRTAEAAADSGATVAPTRRAVEADATVAPAPSSAAADGTMPPSQVADAPPANDPNALRLTGVEKPVAPANDPDALRVTNVPRDPGVPKRLGNYELQKKIGQGGMGSVYLARQISLDRDVALKMLASDLAGDEEFVARFTREAYAAAQLSHHNVVQVYDIGAEKPHHYFSMEFVPGTNLGKTSRDMGQLAPGEAVGLILQAARGLRYAHEMGLVHRDVKPENLLLNDEGIVKVADLGLAKRVGEVEPGRLGGSSESTRTMIRNRREAHTTKLDSASAASATQMSVAMGTPAYMAPEQALDAANVDQRADIYALGCSLYHLLTGRPPFEGSDAEEVMEMHTVRDPVPPDKVADAVPGSLGQIVLQMMAKDPADRPQTMRETIRVLEEWLEEFEGVGVTPTGDAEKTMAAAAGRYVSASMKSVRTWSIAGFYVLCVIGAILFAVFVESTVNKVGLAGACAGLAVTTTLAYLIYGGIKQRTHVWSRLRQLLTDGGLVDALGLLAGGVLMIVVLVSLNLHWWWLGAAVLGVGLAIGFHHAIDVPLIKQREAPLNSVKLLLRRLRKEGYDENALQHFVATKSGDHWEELYEEIFGYDEKIEARPVFGRDGGKERPRHGTWREPLLNWIDRRLEYKRKRRDEKMLIAVEKQRLRSKGIGEAVAEKQARANALRFADLAENFRQEAEEKAKPTIPAPREEEPVEEEQPDEPQATGTGSDAIEKRKIVYDDGKTNRVHESWFRRRFGSPVDIVLGPQLRLLLGFVLMGVFALWLNTGSWSAKFDTGLNLNDNLADVSQVAEDGSTTAGGSRRVRGEDEIDAGVDLRATGMTENIADRNNALTRYLHPTLGAKLSGFHVAIAAMILISSIVFAPRLFSVLTYGSVVATIGLMGVTIPGTQIMITWWIAAAIGGGIYLFALTFFRTDEGY
- a CDS encoding FAD-dependent oxidoreductase, which translates into the protein MSEIRTDVLIVGGGTGGVAAALAACDLDKRVVMTEPTPWLGGQLTSQAVPPDEHRWIEQFGCTASYRRFREGVRQYYRDHYPLTDAARRDPHLNPGGGDVSRLCFEPRVGVAVIDAMLAAHRASGRLMVLHGIEPVDVDTVKGKVRHVGFSDGSHVSADMLLDATELGDLLPLAKAAYTIGSEAQSEFGEPDAPSVGDVEDVQSFTWVAAIDHDPDHPRPIKKPASYDRWLAEPQPDVPDGRLIDWQYTRPTDAFSGRGSLFEEEGAYSLFRYRQVVDDLQWQIGVTDVSLLNWPQNDYAGGRVVDVPAELAKQRLAEAKELTRCVVYWLQQQEPGIRLRPDMLGTNDGFALAPYHREGRRIRARFTITQQHVAAKCRPDGKAEVFADSVGVGAYRMDLHPSASGRSSMYAEVCPFQIPMHALLPADGPSNLIAAAKNIGTTHLTNGCYRLHPIEWNIGEAAGVMAAVGTDVATVQDVLRKRGVELAWPTIGIF
- a CDS encoding deoxyribodipyrimidine photo-lyase, whose product is MPNEIHNTRIRTLNDKDINADGKYVLYWMHASMRTRYNHALEYAIRQANEIGVGVVVCFGLMDGYPEANLRHYRFLLEGLRDVEANLKERDIKFVCKHGQPPTVALHYAEDAALLVGDMGYVRPVRTWYDHVADKAQVKYVQVESEIVVPVETTSDKQEYAARTIRTKIHKKWGDYIVELEPTKVDTSSISYAVTGDIDVSDVDQALEPLDINRNVTPVKRFEGGENAAQKLFGNFVETHLKDYDDGRNEPSKQHHSTMSPYLHFGHISPVQLAYEVKHSRYGKPDDRDAYLEELIVRRELSKNFVWYCGDYDSFECLPDWAKKTLDEHKDDERENVYTRDQLENGETHDEWWNAAMKEMRETGFMANYMRMYWGKKILEWTNTPQYAYETTLYLNNKYFLDGRDPNSYGNVAWIFGLHDRPWTEREIFGKTRYMNANGLKRKFDMEAYVAMVDRLAEEESD